A genome region from Flavobacterium sp. CFS9 includes the following:
- a CDS encoding LysE family translocator codes for MINDILAGLPWGLFLSFMIGPVFFILLETSITKGFRAALVFDLGVVLGDIFFIAIAYLGSYRLIQSLKDKPALFIFGGIIMLAYGIISFVRLKKEAKINDEEIDRDIIKRDYGSLFVKGFLLNVINIGVLGFWLAVIISVGPKLEMQNSRMITFFTSVIITYLLVDCLKILLAKQLKSKMTPVNILKIKKGISVVLMVFGVVLMIQGWFPKEKEMVKNAFEKIEK; via the coding sequence ATGATAAATGATATTTTAGCTGGACTGCCTTGGGGGCTTTTTTTAAGTTTTATGATTGGTCCGGTATTTTTTATACTATTGGAAACCAGTATTACAAAAGGATTCAGAGCTGCATTAGTTTTTGATCTTGGTGTTGTATTAGGTGATATTTTCTTTATTGCAATTGCCTATTTGGGAAGTTACAGACTGATTCAGAGTTTAAAAGACAAACCGGCTCTTTTTATTTTCGGCGGAATAATTATGCTGGCCTATGGTATAATCTCTTTTGTAAGATTAAAGAAAGAAGCAAAAATAAATGATGAAGAAATCGATCGTGATATTATCAAAAGAGATTATGGTAGTTTATTCGTAAAAGGCTTTTTACTGAACGTTATTAACATTGGTGTTCTTGGTTTTTGGTTAGCCGTTATTATTTCTGTAGGACCAAAGTTAGAAATGCAAAATTCAAGAATGATTACTTTTTTTACTTCGGTTATTATTACATATTTATTAGTTGATTGCCTTAAAATATTATTAGCCAAACAATTAAAGTCTAAAATGACACCTGTTAATATCTTAAAAATTAAAAAAGGTATTAGTGTGGTTTTGATGGTTTTTGGTGTTGTTTTAATGATTCAGGGATGGTTTCCTAAAGAAAAAGAAATGGTGAAAAACGCTTTCGAAAAGATTGAAAAGTAA
- a CDS encoding head GIN domain-containing protein: MKKLIIVAAILLVQMSFGQVTKELGDFDSVKVFDKLSVKLVQSSENKIVIKGARESEVEVVNKKGLLKLRMPFPKLLSGNDLDITLYYKRLELIDVNEGASVSGKDAIKATVFKVSAQEGGTINVELNVDKLNVSSVSGGSITLTGKADNLDAGLGAGGYLLASKLKTSQTKVSVSAGGKADVNASTLVDAKVSAGGSIYIYGKPKQINQKTVFGGKIEEVK; encoded by the coding sequence ATGAAAAAGTTAATTATAGTAGCTGCAATTTTATTGGTTCAGATGTCTTTTGGTCAGGTTACTAAAGAGTTAGGTGATTTTGATTCGGTTAAAGTATTTGATAAGCTAAGTGTAAAATTAGTTCAGTCTTCAGAAAATAAGATTGTAATTAAAGGAGCAAGAGAATCAGAAGTTGAAGTTGTTAACAAGAAAGGTTTATTAAAATTAAGAATGCCTTTTCCTAAGTTATTATCAGGAAATGATTTGGATATTACTTTATATTACAAACGTTTAGAGCTTATAGATGTTAATGAAGGAGCAAGCGTTAGTGGTAAAGATGCTATCAAAGCAACAGTATTTAAAGTAAGTGCGCAAGAGGGAGGAACGATTAATGTTGAATTAAATGTTGATAAACTCAATGTAAGCTCCGTTTCCGGTGGTTCAATTACTTTAACTGGTAAGGCTGATAATCTGGATGCAGGTTTAGGAGCTGGTGGTTATTTGCTGGCAAGTAAATTAAAGACCTCACAAACGAAAGTAAGCGTTTCTGCGGGCGGAAAAGCAGATGTGAATGCTTCAACCCTTGTGGATGCAAAAGTGAGCGCAGGAGGCTCTATTTACATTTATGGAAAACCGAAACAAATCAATCAAAAAACGGTTTTTGGAGGTAAAATTGAAGAAGTAAAATAA
- the rnr gene encoding ribonuclease R encodes MSKKIRKPIKKEKDFSSKIVKILSQSPNKGFNYKQIAAKLELDDTKSRNQIIKDLKILAASKKIIESEPGKYLVKAESQDYYEGTIDMTSRKTAYFICDEFSEDVFIPTNNLNRALDKDKVKVYVYNRRKGKRPEGEVISVIERNKTEFVGVIDIQANFAFVSTANPKMYTDIFIPKDKLGEAENGDVVLVKIEDWPKRADSPFGSVIRVLGKPGEHNTEIHAILAEYGLPADFPVEVEVYAQKIDTSIQEAEIAKRRDMRDTLTFTIDPKDAKDFDDALSFKKLENGNYEIGIHIADVSYYLEEGTILDDEAYQRATSVYLVDRVVPMLPEVLSNFACSLRPNEEKYTFSAIFEVSPTAQVMNQWFGRTVIYSDQRFAYEEAQYIIETKDNTIPVDISITGESYTVSDEITEATLKLDELAKILRRKRMANGAISFDKVEVKFNLDEEGEPEGVYFKISKDANHLIEEFMLLANRKVAEYIGKQKKTFVYRIHDEPNEDKLIAMQTVIAKFGYKLDFRNKGDISKSLNALMEEVNGKKEQNLIDTLAIRSMSKAKYSTENIGHYGLAFDYYSHFTSPIRRYPDVMVHRLLQYYLDNGASVDEEVYETKCLHCSNMESLATNAERDSIKYMQVKYMQDHQDEEFLGVISGVTEWGIYVEIVSNKCEGMVRIREIKDDYYTFDEKQYALVGATSNSVLQLGDEIYVKVKNADLVKKQLDFHFLRRAE; translated from the coding sequence ATGAGTAAGAAAATTAGAAAGCCGATAAAAAAAGAGAAGGATTTCTCCAGTAAGATAGTAAAAATTTTATCGCAAAGCCCTAATAAAGGATTTAACTACAAACAAATAGCAGCAAAACTAGAACTTGACGATACTAAAAGCAGAAATCAGATTATAAAAGATTTAAAAATTCTGGCTGCTTCAAAGAAAATTATAGAATCAGAACCGGGTAAATATTTAGTAAAAGCCGAGAGTCAGGATTATTACGAAGGAACAATTGATATGACCAGTAGAAAAACGGCATATTTTATTTGTGATGAGTTTAGCGAAGATGTATTTATTCCAACCAATAATTTAAACAGGGCATTAGACAAAGACAAAGTTAAAGTCTATGTTTACAACCGAAGAAAAGGTAAAAGACCTGAAGGTGAGGTTATTAGTGTAATAGAAAGAAACAAAACAGAATTTGTTGGAGTAATTGATATTCAGGCCAATTTTGCCTTTGTATCTACAGCAAACCCTAAGATGTATACCGATATTTTTATTCCAAAAGATAAACTGGGAGAAGCAGAAAATGGTGATGTTGTTTTGGTTAAAATTGAAGATTGGCCTAAAAGAGCTGATAGTCCGTTTGGATCTGTAATCAGAGTTTTAGGAAAACCAGGAGAACACAATACTGAGATTCACGCTATTCTGGCCGAATACGGTTTACCGGCAGATTTTCCAGTAGAAGTAGAGGTTTATGCCCAAAAAATAGATACTTCGATTCAGGAAGCTGAGATTGCAAAACGTCGTGATATGCGTGATACACTTACGTTTACGATAGATCCGAAAGATGCTAAAGATTTTGATGATGCCTTATCTTTCAAAAAGTTAGAGAATGGAAATTATGAAATTGGAATTCATATTGCCGATGTTTCTTATTACCTGGAAGAAGGAACAATCTTAGATGATGAAGCTTATCAGCGTGCTACTTCAGTTTATTTGGTAGATAGGGTAGTGCCAATGCTTCCGGAAGTATTGTCTAATTTTGCCTGTTCATTACGTCCAAATGAGGAGAAATATACCTTCTCAGCTATTTTTGAAGTTTCTCCAACTGCACAGGTTATGAATCAATGGTTTGGAAGAACTGTAATTTATTCTGATCAGCGATTTGCATACGAAGAAGCGCAGTATATAATTGAAACTAAAGACAATACAATTCCTGTTGATATCTCAATTACCGGAGAATCGTATACGGTTTCAGATGAAATTACGGAAGCCACTTTAAAATTGGATGAATTAGCAAAGATTTTAAGAAGAAAAAGAATGGCTAATGGAGCTATTTCTTTTGATAAAGTCGAAGTAAAATTTAACCTTGACGAAGAAGGAGAACCGGAAGGAGTGTATTTCAAAATTTCAAAAGATGCCAATCATCTGATTGAAGAATTTATGCTTTTGGCCAACAGAAAAGTGGCGGAGTACATTGGTAAACAAAAGAAAACATTCGTTTACAGGATTCACGATGAACCTAATGAAGACAAATTAATTGCGATGCAGACCGTAATTGCTAAATTTGGTTACAAACTAGATTTTAGAAATAAAGGAGATATTTCGAAATCATTGAATGCCTTAATGGAAGAAGTAAATGGTAAAAAAGAGCAAAATTTAATTGATACTCTTGCTATTAGAAGTATGAGTAAAGCTAAATATTCGACAGAGAACATTGGTCACTATGGTTTAGCTTTTGATTATTACAGCCATTTTACATCACCAATTCGTCGTTATCCTGACGTTATGGTGCACCGTTTACTGCAGTATTACTTAGACAATGGAGCTTCTGTAGATGAAGAAGTCTATGAAACAAAATGTTTGCATTGTTCTAATATGGAGAGTTTAGCGACTAATGCAGAACGCGATAGTATCAAATACATGCAGGTAAAATACATGCAGGATCATCAGGACGAAGAATTCCTTGGTGTTATTTCAGGTGTGACAGAATGGGGAATTTATGTGGAGATTGTTTCCAACAAGTGCGAAGGAATGGTTAGGATCAGGGAGATAAAAGATGACTATTATACTTTCGATGAAAAACAATATGCATTGGTTGGAGCCACTTCAAACAGCGTTTTACAGTTAGGTGACGAAATTTATGTAAAAGTTAAAAATGCCGATTTAGTTAAAAAACAATTGGATTTTCATTTTTTAAGAAGAGCAGAATAG